From Xenopus tropicalis strain Nigerian chromosome 3, UCB_Xtro_10.0, whole genome shotgun sequence, the proteins below share one genomic window:
- the reg1b gene encoding regenerating islet-derived protein 4, which translates to MAATTGVLVAVLGYVTIMMEFTEGASVRMACPPGWFFYRSHCYAVSKNPVPWADAEYECNSYGHGAHLASIMDDAEAAIIGSHVSASQDKEGVWIGLHDPEKNGRWKWTDGSMYNFQAWKSGLPDNAKGKEFCVVLLGGSKYKKWNDVGCGGRRNYVCKFKP; encoded by the exons ATGGCTGCTACTACAGGTGTACTTGTGGCTGTTCTAGGATACGTCACTATCATGATGGAATTCACAGAAG GTGCATCTGTACGTATGGCCTGCCCCCCGGGCTGGTTCTTCTACAGGTCACATTGCTATGCTGTAAGTAAGAACCCTGTGCCCTGGGCTGATGCTGAG TATGAATGCAACAGTTATGGGCATGGCGCACATTTGGCATCTATAATGGATGATGCTGAAGCTGCCATTATTGGAAGTCATGTGTCTGCAAGCCAGGATAAAGAAGGGGTATGGATAGGCTTACATGACCCAGAAAAG AATGGTCGCTGGAAGTGGACAGATGGGTCCATGTATAATTTTCAAGCTTGGAAATCGGGTTTGCCAGATAATGCCAAGGGGAAAGAGTTCTGTGTTGTTCTTCTAGGTGGCTCCA AGTATAAGAAGTGGAATGATGTTGGGTGTGGAGGACGTCGAAACTATGTTTGTAAATTCAAGCCATGA
- the reg4 gene encoding regenerating islet-derived protein 4 — MSVTSSSLVVLLGCVILGVSLSDAAPRSSCPYGWFYYKSHCYGYFRFKLSWSEAEFECVSYGHGAHLASILDNAEADIIASHVSAYQVNGDVWIGLHDPEQNRRWKWNDGSMYNYRNWKNGEPNNVNNEEYCGELAVETRFEKWNDAPCNIQNHFVCKFKP, encoded by the exons ATGTCTGTCACCTCCTCCTCACTCGTTGTCCTCTTAGGCTGTGTGATTCTCGGAGTGTCGCTGTCAGATG CTGCCCCACGTTCTTCATGCCCTTACGGATGGTTTTACTACAAGTCTCATTGCTATGGATATTTTCGTTTTAAACTGAGTTGGTCTGAAGCTGAG TTTGAGTGTGTCAGTTATGGACATGGTGCACATTTGGCCTCCATCTTGGATAATGCTGAAGCTGACATAATTGCAAGTCATGTATCTGCTTATCAAGTCAATGGAGATGTCTGGATAGGTCTCCATGACCCCGAACAG aaCCGTAGATGGAAGTGGAATGACGGCTCAATGTATAATTACCGAAACTGGAAAAATGGAGAGCCAAATAATGTCAATAATGAGGAGTACTGTGGGGAGCTGGCAGTGGAAACCA GATTTGAGAAATGGAATGATGCCCCATGTAACATACAAAATCACTTTGTGTGTAAATTTAAACCATAA